The Rhodothermales bacterium genome segment CGCCACCTCCAGGTGTGGCATGACGACATTCAGCCGCCGGCCAAGCACGGTTTCGGTGTGCCGGCTGCCCAGCAACACGGCCATCACCCGGTTACACTCGGCCAGATCGGCCTGTTCACAAAATGCGGCGACCTGCAAGGAGATCGAGCGTAGCGTCGACACCGGCTGCTCCAGTTCGATGCGCCAGATCGCCTCGGAGGTCGTGTCGACGAACGTGCGGTAACGTTCTTCGCTTTCGCGGAGCGCTTCTTCGGAGATCTTGCGCTCGAAATAGGTCGACAACAGGTCCCCCAATACACTCAGCACCCGGCTATCGGCCTCGCGCCATTCCGGTGGCCGCCCGCCATATTCTACCCCCAGATAGCCGTGGAGCTTGCCGTGCGGCGACAAGACGGGCACGGCGAGGGCCGTCTGCGTCCCCTGCTTCGAGGCCCGGGAAAGCCGCGTCCCGTTCCACTTACACACAAGTCGCTGCGCTTCGACATTCGCCCCGGGTCCAAAATCGAACACAGGGAGCGGTCCGGTGTCGGCCGACGACTTTTCCCAGATCCGCGGTTGCGACAACTCGTGCAACGCCGCCGGCGAAGCCTGCAGCAACTGCTTGTCCGACGGGATCTCCACAAAATACACGGTCTCGGCCCCCACCGCCTCGCCCATCAAGCCCAACAACTGCTCGAAGTTCACCGCTCCACCCGAGACCAGCTGCTGCGACGCCTCGACAAGCGCGCTCTCGACACGCATCCGGTGTTCGATCCGGAGTTCCTGCTGGCGGTTGGCCGTCACATCGCGTAATACATCGCGCAACACGACGATGGCGCCGAGCACCTGCCCCTGTTCGCGGAGCGGCGTCACCGACAACGTCACCTGGCGCGTTCGCCAGTCCTTTAATACCAGAGTGTCTCGCCCCGTCCAAACCCCTTTTCGCTCCAAATCGGCCTGAACAGCCGCATCCTTCTCGAAGGGGGTGTTGCGTTGCCGGACGAGCGATTCGTAGGGCTCACCGATGGCCTCACGGGCCGAGAGACCGAAGATGATCTCGGCGCCCTGATTAAAATAGGTGACCAGTCCCTGGCGATCTATAGCCAGGATCGCCTCGCTCACCTGGCTCAATATCTGCGATTCGAGCACCGATGGGTAGGCGCCGTCCCCATCCGACCAGGACGCCGGCACGTGATCCGCCGTCAGCGTTTCCAGCCCCTGTTGTTTTTCTATGGCGCCGCCGATACCCAAGGATAAGCTTTGCAAGATCGATTCGTCGTTAGTGGTCCACTGGACGCTCTTTACAAAATGCTCGAGACCGATTACCCCCCAATACCTCCCACCTACGAGGATCGGCACAAACAGGTAGGACTTAACGGCCGCGTCCACGGGGTTGGATGGATGGGATGCCCGTATCGCCCGGCCGGCGGCGAGGCCCGGCGCCCAATCCGTATACTGCAGAAACAGGGCGTGGCGTTCGAGCGACGCGCCGGCTCGGGGCCCGCCGGCCTGTCCGACATGCGGCGCCAGCCAGTGGGCGACGACCTCGAGCCGGGGCGGTTCGCCCTCGCGATGGTGGGCGACAAACGCCCGGTCCAGCTCGAGCGTCCGGCCCAGCGATCGCAACGCCGCCTGCAGGGCGCGAGGGAAGTCGGTATTAAGCAAGAGCTGGCACTGCGCCGCTGCAACGGCCCAGAGCAGATGCGCCTGACGCCGATCCCCGTCTCCGCGTATGCGGGCGGCACGGTCCTCCGGGCGCTCCATCACACTGTCAACCGTTTTTTGCATCGGCCGCACGCTGCGAATGATCTGTCGGTAGGGGGGATTGCGAATAGGATCTATTCTTGCACGATAAAACGATCCAGAGATCCTCGCACAATGCGGAAGGCGGCGCACCGTGAGGCCGAATGAGGGTGCCTATTTTGGTGCCGTGACGCTCCGTGTGTCCGGCCTCGGAGTCCAACTCCGTACCGGGCGCAGGGTGCAGTTTAGCCAATGGCGCACCGGGTAAATGTCACAGAACTATGCTCATTCGGTCGAAAGGTGATCGCAGGGGCTGGTATCTGGCTCCAGATTTCGCATCCGTCGCCGTACAGAACGAATAGCATAAAAGCGCCCACCCAACGAGCCAATTGTATTGACGTATGTCATCCTTCCCTGGCGTCTTAGAACAGAGCCTGCTGCTACAGAGCGCCTATCCAGTCGCAGCGCCGCATAAGCGGCTGCAGCCGGATCCTGCGTCGCTCTCCGCGCTCAACTGGCAATTTGTGCTGAAGCAGGCTCGCGCGCACAGCATCCTCCCGCTCTTGCACCGGTTTCTGAGCCAGAACCCGGAGTGGGCGCCGCCCGTGGATGTCATGGCATTCCTGACCAACCACGTACGCGAGCAATCCGTCACCAACCTCTTTCAGCT includes the following:
- a CDS encoding GAF domain-containing protein; this encodes MQKTVDSVMERPEDRAARIRGDGDRRQAHLLWAVAAAQCQLLLNTDFPRALQAALRSLGRTLELDRAFVAHHREGEPPRLEVVAHWLAPHVGQAGGPRAGASLERHALFLQYTDWAPGLAAGRAIRASHPSNPVDAAVKSYLFVPILVGGRYWGVIGLEHFVKSVQWTTNDESILQSLSLGIGGAIEKQQGLETLTADHVPASWSDGDGAYPSVLESQILSQVSEAILAIDRQGLVTYFNQGAEIIFGLSAREAIGEPYESLVRQRNTPFEKDAAVQADLERKGVWTGRDTLVLKDWRTRQVTLSVTPLREQGQVLGAIVVLRDVLRDVTANRQQELRIEHRMRVESALVEASQQLVSGGAVNFEQLLGLMGEAVGAETVYFVEIPSDKQLLQASPAALHELSQPRIWEKSSADTGPLPVFDFGPGANVEAQRLVCKWNGTRLSRASKQGTQTALAVPVLSPHGKLHGYLGVEYGGRPPEWREADSRVLSVLGDLLSTYFERKISEEALRESEERYRTFVDTTSEAIWRIELEQPVSTLRSISLQVAAFCEQADLAECNRVMAVLLGSRHTETVLGRRLNVVMPHLEVALVEEFVRSGYRLHNHEYSVACVGKAMRHFVINAVGTVKNDTLIRVWGSCVEVTERVMLERQMVEALEEQQQRIGRDLHDGVGQLLTGVRMLSQNLAEKLAAQEDESAVQARKVSGFAEQASRRVREIYRGLTPTQLFYEGLATALNELAHNTTGLPGITCTFMTDGVVDVWEKDTKMHLYRVAQEAVNNALKHAEASQILIALNARGNEIMLSVEDNGKGFDPSVRTGKSLGLNSMDYRARTIKGALEITSAAGEGTRVRCVIKENLLRHELTQFA